ACTCGAGATTACAGTCGTCAAAACCGGACGGATCGATGCCGGGCCACGACAAACCGTCCGTTCGCCGCTCTCGTCGCCGGCGACCGCCGGCAACGCACACGCCGTATCCTGATACCCAGTCAGGTCACGTGGCCACACGGGGTATGGGGTCCACTCGAGTATGTGTATGCGGCCAATCTGTTTTGGTCAGTATCGGGGACCGTTCGGAACGCGAGACCCTCGGCGACGCTCAGGTGTCGTCACCGAGCTCGTCAGAGGCGACGCCCAGCGTCGCGATCACGCGGAACGCCTCCTCGACGGTGACGTCGACGTCGTAGATGTGTTCGGCGGGCATGTGCATGACGAACCCGTTCGTTGTCGGATTCGGACCCAGCGGGACCATGATCGTCACCATCGGTCCGTTCCCGACCTGGGCCTCGATTTCCGGGGGCGTCTGGGCCGTCAGAAAGCCGAGCATGTAGGCGTCTCGATGGGGGAACTCGACGAGTTTGACGTCCTGAAACTGATCCGTGTCGTCGTCGACCAGCAGTTTGCTGGCCCGCCGGACGCTCTCGTAGATCGTACTCACGCCCGGGATGGTCTCCATGGTCGCGTGGACGCGCTGGGAGATCGCCTTGCCGGGCGTGTACTCGGCTGTGATCCCGACCAGCAGAAAGAAGGTCAACAGCGACCCCATCGTGACGAACTGGACGACCGCCTCCGGCGGCTCGTTGGGCCAGACGAACATCACGCCGCGGACGACCGGCGAGAGCACGCCCAGAACGAAATCCACGACGAGGATTAACGCCAGTATCGTGATCACCAGCGGAATCGTCAGTGCGACCCCGTTGATGAGCCAGCGTTTGAAACGGGCCGTAACGCTATTACCCGATTTCGACATTGATCTCGAGTGATGCGACCTGCCGGGGAAGCCGTTCGGCTTGCATGGACAGTCGCGGTAACTGACGGGTCGATGCGTCGAGAACGCGATCGAACGCGACGGGAAGAGACGCCAGACATGCCGTACGGCGATCACTCGCCGGTACGAAGTCCGTCGGCGACGGACGCGAAACCAGAGATAAACGTTTCGAGGCGACTCGAGCGGTGCGGCCTCGAGCAACCGTTATCCGTCGGGTAGACGTGCGTGGTGTCGTATGTCCGGAACCGAACAACCGACGCGACGGGCGGTGCTCGCGGTCGTCGGAACGGGCGCCGCGACGACCGGCGTCGTCGGGGGCGACGGCGCGCCGCGGGTGACCGACGGCGGCTACGAGTTAGACTCGGATCGGATTCGCATCCGGATTCGCGACTGTTACACTGCGACGGTTCGGACGCAGAATCCGGACGCCGAGGTAGTAACCGCCGGGCTGTACTTCCGCGAAACCGATCGCTACGACTTCCACCAGACGCGGGCCGAGTTCCCGTACGAACTCGACCTCCGGGAGTTCGACTGGGCGCGCGAGCAGGGCGCAGTGCTCACGGACATTACGGTCGAGGACATCGACTTCACCGCGCTCGCCGAGGCGTCCGTTCCCGACGTGTGGGGCTGCGAAGCGGGCAACGTCGAGTCCGACCGAGACGGTTCTGACGACGCCTGAACGGGCCGTCCGCGAGTCAAACTGAGACGGCGCTGCTCATCCCGGTCTTCATCGCGGATCAACGATGTGCGGGCCGCGCGGGTCGGAGTCGGGACGCGTCGCCCACCACTGTCGAAGCCGCCGCCGCAGGCGCTCGAGGCGCGATTCGCGACGGTAGCTGACGGACATCGACCGGACGCTGCGCGTTCCCGTCTCGTCGGTGACGTCCAGGATATCCGCGTCCACGAACGCGTCGACGTCTACTCGGAACTCGCTTCGCCGACCGTCGTCGGTCTCGACGGTCCGACCGGGCATTTGACTCACCTCCGGCCACGCGCTCTCCTCGTCGGTGGTGATGACGGTCAACAGTCGAACGTCCGGATCGGTACGAACGACCGCTACGGTCGCGTCGTCAGGCGCCGGCGGCAGCGTAACGAACGATTCGGTGTCCGAGAGTAGTCGGACAATTTGCTCGTCGTCGGATTCGGATTCGCGAATCGATTCGGACTTCATGTGAGTATTGCCAACAAACGGCACCAAATACTCACTGCCCAGCTGTCGATTCGCGCCCGTCGGCAGCTAGTGGAGGGCCGAAGAGTAGTCCGCTCGGACACCATGGGTGTCCGTCGTGCAACCGATCGAGACGAACGTTGGATGGATGGTATTGTTGAGATGGTTCTCTTCACCCAGAAATAGATCGTTCGTCCGTTTAGCGTCGCGTTTCGCTCAACGGATCTAAGCGTCGAAGACGACGGTCCTTCGGTCTTCTCAGGAAGCGTCTTCGGGGCACTCTTCGATGACTTGCTCGTCATCGGAATCGTCCGATGTGTCACCGGCCGAGTCATCGGTCGTTGTCTCAGGTTCGAACAGTCCCGCTTCGGTCAGGTTCGTCACTAACCGTGTGTGCCAGTCAATGCGCGTCTCGAGGTCGGGACCGCGCGAGAAGGTTTCGATGAGAAACGACTGCGCGTTCAGGTCTCGAGCGGCCTTGTGGACGAGCAATCCGCTCGGTTCGTTTTCCGGCCTGGAAAAGGTATCAGTCTCAAACTCGAGTCCCTGCTCGTCGACATGGTTTCGGTTCACGGCGTCGGCAGCCCGCTCGGCATCGGTGGCGGTCTCGGTACCGTCCGAGTGGAAGATCGCCTGGCCGACGCCGTCGACGGGACCGCCGGCGTAGATGCCGATCGACTCGTGGAGGTCGATAACCACGTCGGGATCGGAGCGGTCAACGACGGTCCAGAGCGCTCGAGCGAGGTCCGTCGTTGGCTCCTCGCCTTCGGGGAACTGACGGTTGAGATCGACGCCGTCGTCGCCCGTGCGCGTCCGCTGCTCGACAGCATCGGCGTTCGCGTGGGGGATCGTTACGAGCGTACCGGCATCGATTTCCCACTCGGCAATGGCGCTCGCCGCCTCGTACCCTGCAACCTCGTTGCCGTGCATTCCGCCAACGACCAGTACGGTCGGTCCGTCGGCGTCTGCAACCGTCTGGTACACCGTCGTTTCGTGATCAGTACCTTCGAGAATTTGTTGTGAGTCTCTCGAGAGGTCGCTGCTGGATTCGGCGCTCGAATTAGCACCAGCGATGCCGGCGAGTGCACAACTGGCTGCGGCTGTCAACAACGTTCGTCGAGATGTCTGTAATGACCCCATGTAATCGTTACCTCGGAGAAACAGACCATTATTATAGTTCTGATAGCGCGTTGCACGCCGTTCGGTCGGTGGTAGCGACCTTCTCTCCCGGCTAAGTGAACGTACACCCGACAGGTCGGAAGATACGGGATTTCGAATCGGCGTTTCGCTGCTCGAAATGTCACCGGCGTATATGGAGAGAGTGAAACTGTCCTGCAATCATCGCTAACTCGATTGTAAGTATAACCGTGTGAGTCCAAGGGAGGCGATAGCCAACGGATCCAGAACAGGAGGGAGAATCCCCTCGCAGATTCGAACCGACCGCAGTAGCGAAACGGAGACGGCGTCGACTCAGGCAAAGTAGCCGCGGAACGAGACTGGTCACCGCTGGTACTGTAGACGGCGCCGGCGATTGATGGAAG
This genomic window from Haloterrigena salifodinae contains:
- a CDS encoding succinylglutamate desuccinylase/aspartoacylase domain-containing protein, which codes for MYQTVADADGPTVLVVGGMHGNEVAGYEAASAIAEWEIDAGTLVTIPHANADAVEQRTRTGDDGVDLNRQFPEGEEPTTDLARALWTVVDRSDPDVVIDLHESIGIYAGGPVDGVGQAIFHSDGTETATDAERAADAVNRNHVDEQGLEFETDTFSRPENEPSGLLVHKAARDLNAQSFLIETFSRGPDLETRIDWHTRLVTNLTEAGLFEPETTTDDSAGDTSDDSDDEQVIEECPEDAS
- a CDS encoding DUF502 domain-containing protein; this translates as MSKSGNSVTARFKRWLINGVALTIPLVITILALILVVDFVLGVLSPVVRGVMFVWPNEPPEAVVQFVTMGSLLTFFLLVGITAEYTPGKAISQRVHATMETIPGVSTIYESVRRASKLLVDDDTDQFQDVKLVEFPHRDAYMLGFLTAQTPPEIEAQVGNGPMVTIMVPLGPNPTTNGFVMHMPAEHIYDVDVTVEEAFRVIATLGVASDELGDDT